The Plasmodium yoelii strain 17X genome assembly, chromosome: 14 DNA segment AATTTCTAACGAAGAGTATGAAATAAATTCCTATCAAAGTAGTAACTATAGCAGTAATAATAGCAATGCCTCTCATAATTATGACATACGTGTTAATGGCCAAAGAAAAGTCCCTAAAGGCACCAAAACTATAAACCGGACGAGAATACAAAAAACAAATTGTAATCCTGGACGAGTTGCTAATAAGAGTAAAagaaatcaaaataaaaagaacTTAGGGAAATCCAATAAAATTACACCCACAAAACATTCAcgttttaatattaattgttgcaaaaaagagaaaaatggAACCGAAGAAAAGGAAAACAATTGTTTAAATTGGAATGAATGCAATCAAACTGGTACCAATTGTAGAATAATAACAACTAGGAATCAAATGAAAAATAGTAATTCCAACGTAATCAATATTAATCGAGAAGAACATGacgatgaaaataatgacgCAATTAATTtactaaataataaaagaggAAGAAGGCAAAAAGTTATGAAAAGAGATAATATGGATAAAAGAGGAAAAAGATgtaaaaaagacaaaaaaaaaaatactaccAAAGAAGGAGAACTaaaattaacatataaagAGCGCCGTTATAACAAGAAACAAGAAAtgaagagaaaaaaatatgaaactCAAAAATCATTGTTATCAAATTtagatgataatataaaagaaatggTTGATGAAATTGTTAAAACTTCTTTTTTACTACCAGCAAAGGGTTTGAAAGGCAGATATGCATTAGATTATAATCATCCTATTCATAGTGTTTGGAAAGATTCAACAAGAGGACATTGCTCATGGAGATGTAGATGGTGGGAAAATGGGAGAAGATTAAgtaaaaattttaatgtgAAAAGATTTGGTAATGAATGCGCTTTGCGATTAGCCGTTGCAATGAAATTACATAAAAGTACTCCTAAAGAACAAGAACATTTATTAAAGCAACAACGAGAGTTTCTAAAAttatgttataaaaataggtggataaataatgaagataaaTGTGATGAAAATTGTATGGATaataacaatgataataatattcaaaatgaCGTTGAAACTAGTTCCGATAATACTGCTAACAACAATATTGATAATAAATCCAATGATGCACACACAAATAGCAACGATGACGAAATTAGCGATCAATACAATAAGAACAGCGTGCTAAGTGATGAGTGTAGTAGCGAATCATAATCGCCAATTATTattgcatataataataataacaaaaggTAACCTCATAGTACTATTAAACAAACTGCTCTCTAAATACTATTACAAACAAAATAGTATGTAACTATTTTACTGTACCAAACATcctatttaattatattgtcaacaaaattattataaataataaattgaaCAATATACATGTTTTTAAATTGGCAAAAAACTTTATAACGATTATATACTATTTTAGATAATCCAttgatatataaatttataaaataaaagcatATGCATACACATAACATATGCCTTTAAGTAAggatgtattttttttttccgaTTCTTTGGATTTATAtcagaataaaaaatagtatatatgTTACCATTATCTTACATAACTAGGTGCTATTATTCAATGCCCCTTAAAATGttaattttacaaatattAACAGTTTGTAGAATTAACGTAATCGTTTCTTTTGCTAAAGAAACATTTACATAGaatgttttttttgatgATTTTCATATTTAACTATTTTGAATAGCATGGTTAACACATTtaaagaaattataaatttaaaatttgtgTCAACCTTAAATGTTATTTACTTaactattattttaatttataaccatcattatatatatatatatatataatataaacttATGAAATAAGTATTAATATTTACCTTAAAAAAAGAGTGAACATAATATACCATATAATTAGTTTGCTatctatataaaatatatggaaaAATTAATGTGTGTAAAATTATACCTATATATAGTGATAAGAATATAAGTAtcttgtaaaaaaaaaaaaaaaaaaaattatatgtttttttcctGAACGTTAAGGAGAAAAAAAGTAAAttactaataatatataatgtgtatattatttatggTAAAATGTCGGTGTTTAAAAAGCTAcctatatatttaatgttaAGCCATCTTAAAACAATTTTAGAAATTATTAACGtttttacatatattgtgacgtttttttaatatatatatttcattttataatattttacctGAACAAGCAAGACATAAATTACTTAACGGAATTCTTGTGTATGTACAAAACTGATTACACTTATTCCCGTTTTTTAGTTTCAATATTATCTATGTAACATCACCTaccataaaaaaatgaaacgcTATAGGAGTTATATTTTTGGCAGCTACattgtttataaaattgttcatatttaGCATTTAAGTGTTAGAATGCTTTCTTTTGTTTTCGTTGAATTTtcaatttaaattttaatcCATGCTTagctgtttttttttttctatgaCGGCTTAAATCTTATATGtaatagttttattttattttattgggGGAAAAGgataaaacaaattttatattaatgtgTATATGCAATAAAGTGCACCCCAAAAAActtacacacacacacacacaaaaaaaaaaaaaataggaaTATCTTATATAGCTAACAatactattttatattatatgtttttttaaatatatatttatttcttaaggtattacaaattttaccaattttgattttataaccttatttattatcattttttttttttacacttttattatttaaaagttattgtaaattaattttttttcgtttttctTTTTAGTCCTAAATGTACTAATTAAATTGTGTTTAATTTCCACAAAGAGAATTTATTTCGTTGTATTATAATTCTTTAAATTTGATGGAAAAAACgaaaaatttgttaattgTTTAATAGTTtgtaattattaaatatattttgttttgtttttttctttactGAGAAAAAGTTAAACtcgaaaattaaaaaatattaaacaaGTTTATTTTATCATGCCAAAAGATGTATACATAATTATACATGTTTATTAATGAGGCAAATTTAAGTGtttacaaaaattaaaacaatatatattatatatatggaatGTTAAgggaaaaattatatattatatttcctgCATATCGCACATTCCATATATTTCCGTCTATAcatattttgcacatcttCGTTAATTAGTACATTTTTCGCATTTCTCAATTTTTAtacgatttattttttttgaataagttttcattattattactggGGTAATAAGACATTACACCGATTTgcttattaatataattattaatttacttacaataaaaaaattataaaatgggAAGCAGATgttcaaaaaataaagcaaAGGCCCCCAAACGTAGGGACATGAATGAATTAACCGAAAAGGAAAATTTTGAAGGTGATAAAAATGAGGAAACCCCACAAGCTATAGATATTGATATTCCTGAAGATCCAATTGAAAACGAATATGATGAACCCGTCGAAGATGATAATTTAGATTTGGATATAAATGACAATAAATCTTTTGATAGAAATTTAGATGATTTAGACAAATCAAATTCTGATATATATTCAGAATCccataaatatgaaaatgataGTGATAAATTGGAAACAGGATCACAAATAACCTTATCTACCGATGCTACTGGAATTGTTCAAcaaataacaaaattaacTGAACCCGCTCATGAagaaagtatatataatacatataaatcTACCACTCCATGTGATATGGATAAAATGGATGAGACTGCCAAGATATTTTCAAGACGATGTGGATGTGATCTTGGAGATCGTCATGACGAAAATGCTTGCAAAATATGTAGAAAGATTGATTTATCCGATACCCCATTATTGGCTTAATATATGTAcctttgtatatatttgtaagAAGTTTCATTTTGGCATAAACATTTAACTTTATTCTAATcaatattcttttttttttttttttttttttaaagatttataaaaaagttaaaataaCTTCTGTTTTCGTTACATTATacaatcatatatatataattttatttgcaTGTCTTTAATTGTTTTCATTACCCGCAcacatttattaattcaatgtgaaataatatttacatttttgtaataaattatttttccattGCTTCGTTATCTTTATACATAATaagaataaatagtaataaaaaaactacGTGCTTATTTTATACTTAATTAGATATTTATTTGGGTTAGAAAAAATTGTGtactataataaaaatatattttgctcCTATTTTTACATAATATAAGTAATTACAtactataattaaaattaaagatAATCACAATATGATGGGAGAAATAGGGTAAtatttttgattatttttatttgtttatatagAATGTTCTCTGACACATTTTGTGTTAATAAGAAATGCTTGTTCATATGGTTAAAGGAGGTATATATAATGTGaacattttaataattttactttttataaGCAAAAACAATTTGAATGATTTGTAGACAAATACAAATAGTTTAAAGAAATGATATTGTTTATGCATAACTTTTATTACAATTAtattcaatatattttaagcaCATGTAATAACATAAACATACAAATAGATGAATTCCATTTTAATAtggaattatttaaaatatgacCACCAAAAtgagataaaataaaaaatgcctatgtgtataatatacatgcacatatgaaaatgatttaatttattaattaattattattttttttaaattaatggggaatatatatatttttcgtGAAATGTTAAATGCTACTATTAAcggttattttttttgatttataatGATTTATCATTATCTTATTTAATTCAGACAATCCAAAATTTTCTATCTGCTTGTTATGCTTTTCTTTATCCAACCCATAATAATTAGCAATACTTGAGAACTGAAAATagttcataaaataaaaatcgttTGTATTTCTACATATAAACTAATACGCTCTTAATATATACGTTTCTTTTATCTCATATTGTTTtgtttgttatatatataattttatttttttcgtttctATACATTAAAATGTGAATCCTTGTTATTTCGTAGTTTTTCCATCAGAAGATTcgtctataaaaaaaaaaacgaggataattatttttttcaattttttatcaactaataaaatttattagtTATTTTCTAACCATGTGTAGAATATGCAAAGGATTGCAAAAGTATGAATGTGTTTTGTAATCAACAATAGCAATTTTATTGCATTGGTTTTTGAAGGAATTGTCTTGATATTTCTCCTTGGTATCCTATATAGGGGTTGAATAATTTGGACTTATTATTATCAatgtaattataaaattttttataatttttttgaatatgcAAAAACTGTAATAAATTCAACAATCACAATTTCcagaaaagaaaaataatatcatcACTATTTGTTATTCAGTGTACATTAACTTAAAACGTTCACATATTAAAAGATGTATATGtttaaaattgtaaaaatttttaataacctCATAAATTTCATAAAGATCATCTATTGATACATGACttagtaaaaaattattgtcttttattttctttaatacTGCATAATCATTATTAGAATCCTTCATTTTAGtcaaataatttttgatcTTATCATCACATTTAATTAAATCTCTGTTGACACTTGTATCTTTTTCTTCATAATGTTCTACTTGGTTTATTTTTTGAGCtgtttataaataaaacattttttacacatgaatatatgaatttacttttttttttttttttttatatccaactatgtaaataatatgtggtatatatcatataataatttcatttttgtattcgtttaatttatttatatgaatatagtattaacatatataaaagacATTTCTACATTTTATTGAATAGattgataaataaataaactaaCCTGCTATTTCAACTTTTACAAATTCATTATGTAATGTTGCTTCGacatttttacatattaAATTAACTCTTGATATATCATTATTCtggaatttttttaatataaataaatggtTCATATAtgatgatatttttattttggtaattgtaagtatatattttcaaatctGTTAACCTACCAATTCGATTTCTTCCTTTTCCATGGATTTTATTTGCTTACACACATTTTCAATTTCTAATATTAACTATTCAACAAAATTATAGGTAATATATAAAGTTATAGTTTAttgaaaaagaaagaaaaaaaaaatataaaggatgataataattaatttgaaaGAAGagatcatttttatttttattctttatatAACATGTAAATATACACCTTTTATGAACTTATTACttccttttcatttttttgcaACTCCTTTTCAGTTGTTTTCAATTCCTCAATTTGGATATGAATTAGGCGATTCTTAGATTCCATGTCACCTATTtgatttaataatttttgtacCCCATCAtccattttaaaaaaaagagaataaattaaaaataattttattttttatatataactatcactaaacaattatttatattagacaaaacatacatataattttttatgtggtgcacatttatatgtatatataaaaaattgggaataaaaattttttgaaaaccTTTTTACATtcagacaaaaaaaaaatatatatatatatatatacagaGAGATATTACACAATCACATGcttattctatatatttgtttattttttctccatGTTGCTCATTTTTAGAGATTTTAAATTATAGTAATTATTACTCACTTACAATAGATAGAACAGCCTATTAATTTTACCAAACGATGATGGTGTATATACACCCCCATATTTAAGATATACATAattgattatatatgtaatggCAATACAATTGTTCTAttattacattattttaGCTCTATTAGAAAAAAGGACGtgtacatacatacatgcatattattatgcttTTATGCAGTataggaaaaaataataacatcaAGATAAGCTGTTATTTGTTTGAGGATCTCTTTAAAATAGTAGTGTTACTAaataagtatttttttttgtatgtaGAATATATAAACTACACAGGTTTTCGTGCACCGTTGTATTTTGTgtgaattatattttttctatacatgcatattttaaatgggtagaatataaacatataggAGGATAGCTTACTTttacaaattattaaaatgtttttaaaaatatccGTTTTACCGctatttgataaaaaaacaaagaattaacatatttattcatttatttatattttgtatttatcaatttttaataatctttattttgttttatttttatttttaattttatttttaattttatttatttattttttttttttttttctccattttGTACACTTTTCGTAGTTGggaaaattttcaaaaatgtttacaatttttttgataagGATTGAAAAAAAGCTAGCGatgttttgaaaaaaatatgactattttttttttttttataaatttaatgttcAATGTATCTTATAATTaagagaaatataaaatgttgtATGTTTTTGAAAGACAAAAGATTTGAAGAAATAAACAGGAATATATATTCCCATTTTGTTAAACCccaaataaaattttcaagtattaacaataatataaattcttCTACACAGTTAATagtaaaatgtattaatgaaacatataaatcaaaaaattttaataaaataaaatggaaatgTTTAAGTAATGatataatacaaaatataaataaatttagtGTGAAAGAAATATTGAATATAATTAACATTCTGAGCCGTTTATATTTGGGGAAAAAtcttttaattaatattaagcctttaataatagaaaaattagataatataaatagtaatggaataagtaaaataattattgcatatttaaaagcaaatattaatgatcatatattttataataaattatgtttaaaattacaaaaagaCATAAAGGATATATCTATATCTTCTTTAATTAGTttagtatataatattaatttttattcaaatataaaaaatgttcatatatataatatagagaAGGAAATATTAAATCATGTTATTAGTTATTTGGAAATAAACCATGTATTTGATCATATAGAAAAATTGACACACGAATCTAATAgtgattttataaaattaaaaaacaaagatgatgaacaaaattataatgatacATATgctcatataaaaaatgaatctaTCCCcaataaaaatgaatgtaCTGTAATGGATAGTCAATATGTGTGTACTAATATTGGAAATGTTGGAAATGTTGGAAATGTTGGAAATGTTACAAATGAACAAGAGGagaataaaattgaaaaaaagaaTACAGAACAAAAGATATGGATTatggatataaaaaattataattttatattacttTTGTATTCGACTAgcaattatttatttaatatacatttagaggatgaaaaaatattaacaataaataataatttttcaaactatttaaaaatgtgttatcatgcattaaataatttgataaataaaaatgagtttaaaaatttcataaaagaagaattaaaaccattttatttatttttattatataaagcaatggtgaatataatatatatatatgaagataaatatatgaatgaaatattgtttaatcatattaaaaacaaaataaataattttatattatacttaaaaaaaaatatttcaaatttaaaaggaaaaactaatgaaataataaaatatataaatatattacaacAAAACTTAACCAAATAttcgaaaaataaaaagatttttcaaaattattttgataataatgttatattaattaaatctCTCTTATTATTACTCCAgcaaaataatcaaaatgacATAAACAAGTATGTAACATAAATTAGGAAGCAAAATAAAAACCCAAAAAAGCTTCATtaaatgtatatgtatacaatATATGTGTGTCTTTTTTTCTACAAACAATTTGTGATCATATACTATCTCTACaatattatgttttatttcaattgtttccttttttttataaattcatatgtgcttatttgtataataattacatactttattaatatctcTATTTCttcatattaaaattatattttaaaatgtgcataattttgtttaaaaATCATATATCCATATccttaaaataaaaagcatgcaatatttttttttatcatgttttttaatttttcacaTATAATCttgataaatttttaatgaatatatattatattaatttgttaGGTATTACCCATGGCATAGGGAACAAATAGAAATGATACAACAAACCTTACGATTAATTGAAAAGGCACAATAATAAATagtagaaaatatatttatatggatGTATATATGCGTATATACATGctcttgattttttttttttttgtgtgtgcaaatttttaaatgaatTATAGCGCAAGTCTTGAATATAAATACCgtaaaaaattgaataaaaaaaattccgAATAAGAAAGTAA contains these protein-coding regions:
- a CDS encoding glideosome-associated protein 45, putative, with product MGSRCSKNKAKAPKRRDMNELTEKENFEGDKNEETPQAIDIDIPEDPIENEYDEPVEDDNLDLDINDNKSFDRNLDDLDKSNSDIYSESHKYENDSDKLETGSQITLSTDATGIVQQITKLTEPAHEESIYNTYKSTTPCDMDKMDETAKIFSRRCGCDLGDRHDENACKICRKIDLSDTPLLA